In Carya illinoinensis cultivar Pawnee chromosome 16, C.illinoinensisPawnee_v1, whole genome shotgun sequence, a single window of DNA contains:
- the LOC122299763 gene encoding TMV resistance protein N-like isoform X5 encodes MAFTSNIQTTLSSSSSCSKHQWKYEVFLSFRGETRDTFTSHLCNELREKLIYTFMDDVRLEIGRPIKKELLDAIEKSRMAVIIISKEYATSTWCLEELAKIVECMKDRELKVLPIFYHVNPSDARKQEEGTFRDAFAKHEKNLANKERVQTWRNALKEVANLSGYHLKNGDESKFIRSIVKKVSIELSNTRPSGDENNLVGIDSRVKEMYLHYLDIGSNDVRFIGICGMSGMGKTTLARIVFQKYNHLFRARSFLENVSLVSKRNGLVTLQENLLSDMKLKDDQEKWDVLKGIDVIRNRLRYTKVLIVLDDVDEKEQLETLAGNCNWFGPGSRIIVTTKDRHLLISHGVQIIYPIKGLHKKEALHLFSQKAFHDPNQCDDQDLLDLCNDYVSYADGHPLSLKVLGSSLFGKGREVWRSSLDRLQILPNRDIQKKLKIGFDALGETEKIMFLDIACFFNGEDKDRVVDLLEGSDCFPNIDIETLVDKSLITILGKKLWMHGLLQRMGWEIVRCEYPKKPGKRSRLWRRDEILEVLRENSGTYKVEGIMFSTSSPHQKEDLNPKAFTNMKKLRLIKACDVNLPRGLNSLSNWLQLIEWDEYPLGSIPESFQPSNLVELIMHRSSIMQLPSNLNLNKLKVMDFTGSENLMMTPDFSGFPSLRRLIFEGCTRLYEVHPSIAALNQLILLNLKGCKRLIRLPHKINLESLNLLILSGCSRFAEFPEVGENMKHLSKLYLDGTAIEALPLSIQLLTGLTLLNLGDCKKLFFFPCVVCFLPALKTLILYGCRGQPPSLVLFSIGAPLTLSLPSYFQELTSLVALDLSSCNLLDGALPDNLSSLTSLESLNLSRNNFTRLPESISQLPMLKFLYLDNCRRLQLLPNLPSTTQFVMARECTSLQNYSNQVVVLTSGGGEFTVINCLSLATHEEDILNKVSFHEEDILNKVSLLDRHFHPLWMEEQIHQSEEYHGISQTAIPEWFNQKFGSSISIPIPYNLSKDSSWRGIVLHAPLSSSVHGVTVDDASNNSHELICSLDIDGGPATFSVVLPKYQRSHSRSLGLCLYISHARLRNQLDKCNCFTARFTSNSPNIVIRFCGARILYEQDMMQFVQIVSQKNFGWHPLVAEASSRFDGGPYDDFYAAGPLAQKIKMFSHRTRWAFIPPLGIVFVFLHVKFKTGSLIKVVDTQWQLTSPQDCTVTIIGWDLFYMLLFQSAGIQKPSSTIVNCKWLCMIEAFLATPVDMKSSSLLLQVASV; translated from the exons ATGGCTTTCACCAGCAATATTCAAACAACCctatcatcttcttcctcttgttCCAAACACCAATGGAAATATGAAGTTTTCCTCAGTTTCAGAGGTGAAACCCGTGATACTTTTACAAGCCATCTATGCAATGAGTTGCGTGAGAAATTGATCTACACCTTTATGGATGATGTAAGACTGGAGATAGGAAGACCCATTAAGAAGGAACTCTTGGATGCAATAGAGAAGTCAAGAATGGCGGTCATCATTATTTCAAAGGAGTATGCAACATCCACATGGTGCTTGGAAGAACTTGCAAAGATTGTTGAATGCATGAAAGATAGAGAGTTGAAAGTTTTGCCCATTTTCTATCATGTAAATCCTAGTGACGCACGGAAACAGGAGGAGGGCACCTTCAGAGATGCCTTTGCTAAACACGAGAAGAATCTTGCGAACAAAGAAAGGGTGCAAACTTGGAGAAATGCTTTGAAAGAAGTGGCCAATCTCTCTGGATACCATTTGAAGAACGG GGATGAGTCAAAGTTTATCAGAAGTATTGTTAAAAAGGTATCTATAGAATTGAGCAACACCCGCCCAAGTGGTGATGAGAACAACCTTGTTGGGATTGACTCTCGTGTTAAGGAAATGTATTTGCATTATTTAGATATTGGATCGAATGATGTTCGCTTTATAGGGATATGCGGGATGAGTGGAATGGGCAAGACGACTCTTGCACGAATTGTTTTTCAAAAGTACAATCATCTATTCCGAGCTAGAAGCTTTCTCGAGAATGTTAGTTTGGTTTCTAAAAGAAATGGTCTAGTTACTTTACAAGAAAATCTCCTTTCTGATATGAAGTTGAAGGATGACCAAGAAAAATGGGATGTGCTTAAGGGAATTGATGTGATAAGGAATAGATTACGTTACACAAAAGTTCTTATTGTTCTCGATGATGTGGATGAAAAAGAACAATTAGAAACATTAGCTGGAAACTGCAATTGGTTTGGACCAGGGAGTAGAATCATTGTGACCACAAAAGATAGACATTTGTTAATAAGTCATGGAGTGCAAATTATATACCCGATTAAAGGACTACACAAAAAGGAGGCTTTACATCTTTTTAGTCAAAAAGCCTTTCATGACCCTAATCAATGTGATGACCAAGACCTTTTGGATTTATGCAATGACTATGTGAGTTATGCCGACGGTCATCCTTTAAGTCTTAAAGTGTTGGGTTCCTCCCTGTTTGGAAAAGGAAGAGAGGTATGGAGAAGTTCTTTGGATAGATTACAAATACTTCCTAATAGAGATATTCAAAAGAAACTCAAAATAGGTTTTGATGCATTGGGGGAGACAGAGAAAATAATGTTCTTAgatattgcatgtttcttcaaCGGGGAAGACAAAGATCGAGTAGTAGATTTATTGGAAGGTTCTGATTGCTTCCCTAACATTGATATAGAAACTCTTGTAGACAAATCTCTTATCACTATTTTGGGGAAAAAATTGTGGATGCATGGTTTACTACAAAGAATGGGTTGGGAAATTGTTCGCTGTGAATACCCAAAAAAACCTGGAAAACGTAGCAGATTATGGCGTCGTGATGAGATCCTTGAAGTTCTACGAGAAAACTCT GGAACATATAAAGTTGAAGGCATAATGTTTAGTACCTCGTCTCCACACCAAAAAGAAGACTTGAATCCTAAAGCCTTTACAAATATGAAAAAACTTAGATTAATTAAAGCATGTGATGTGAACCTTCCACGGGGCCTCAATTCTCTCTCTAATTGGTTACAACTAATCGAATGGGACGAATATCCTTTGGGGTCTATACCGGAGAGTTTTCAACCAAGCAATCTAGTTGAGCTCATTATGCATCGCAGCAGCATTATGCAATTACCAAGCAATCTG AATTTAAACAAGTTGAAAGTCATGGACTTTACTGGCTCTGAAAACTTGATGATGACTCCTGACTTCTCTGGATTTCCAAGTCTTCGAAGGTTAATTTTTGAAGGTTGCACAAGATTGTATGAAGTTCACCCATCTATTGCGGCTCTCAATCAGCTTATTCTATTAAATCTCAAAGGTTGTAAACGTCTGATTAGGCTTCCGCATAAGATCAACTTGGAATCATTGAATCTTTTGATCTTATCGGGTTGTTCAAGATTTGCTGAGTTTCCAGAGGTTGGGGAGAATATGAAGCATTTGTCAAAGCTTTATTTGGATGGGACTGCCATTGAGGCACTTCCATTATCAATTCAACTTCTAACTGGCCTAACATTACTAAATCTTGGAGACTGCaagaagctttttttttttccgtgtGTCGTCTGTTTTTTACCTGCTCTTAAAACCCTCATTCTTTATGGATGTAGAGGTCAACCTCCTTcccttgttttattttcaattggTGCACCCCTCACCTTGTCGTTGCCTAGCTATTTTCAAGAGTTGACCTCTTTGGTAGCTCTAGATCTAAGTAGTTGCAATCTATTGGATGGAGCACTCCCCGACAATCTTAGTAGCTTAACCTCCTTGGAGTCTCTGAATTTAAGCAGAAACAATTTCACACGCTTGCCAGAGAGCATTTCTCAGCTTCCAATGCTTAAGTTTCTTTATTTGGATAATTGTAGGAGGCTTCAGTTATTGCCAAATCTTCCCTCAACTACACAATTTGTAATGGCTCGAGAATGTACTTCACTCCAAAATTATTCAAATCAAGTTGTAGTGTTGACTTCAGGTGGAGGAGAATTCACTGTTATTAACTGCCTCAGCTTGGCTACCCATGAAGAAGACATTCTAAATAAGGTTTCCTTCCATGAAGAAGACATTCTAAATAAGGTTTCCTTGCTAGATAGACACTTTCACCCATTGTGGAtggag GAGCAAATTCATCAAAGTGAAGAATACCATGGCATTTCTCAGACTGCAATTCCAGAGTGGTTCAATCAAAAATTTGGGTCATCAATATCGATCCCAATACCATACAATCTCTCAAAAGATAGTAGTTGGAGAGGAATTGTGTTGCATGCACCGCTATCTAGTAGTGTTCATGGTGTAACTGTGGATGATGCCTCAAATAATTCTCATGAGTTGATATGTAGCTTGGACATAGATGGAGGTCCTGCAACTTTTTCCGTAGTCCTCCCTAAATACCAACGCAGCCACAGTCGTTCATTAGGACTTTGCCTATATATATCGCATGCGAGGCTTAGGAACCAACTAGACAAGTGCAACTGCTTCACCGCTCGGTTTACATCCAACAGCCCCAATATTGTGATCAGATTTTGTGGCGCTCGTATCCTCTACGAGCAAGATATGATGCAGTTTGTACAAATTGTAAGCCAGAAAAATTTTGGATGGCATCCTTTAGTAGCGGAGGCAAGTAGTAGGTTTGACGGTGGCCCTTATGATGACTTCTATGCAGCTGGCCCGCTG GCGCAGAAGATAAAAATGTTCTCTCACCGGACAAGATG GGCTTTCATCCCTCCACTAGGtatagtttttgttttcctcCATGTAAAGTTCAAGACTGGTTCACTCATCAAAGTTGTGGACACTCAGTGGCAATTGACATCCCCCCAAGATTGTACGGTAACGATAATTGGATGGGACTTGTTCTATATGCTTCTTTTTCAATCCGCAGGGATTCAGAAACCCTCCTCGACAATTGTCAATTGCAAATGGCTCTGCATGATAGAAGCTTTTCTTGCCACACCAGTAGACATGAAATCAAGCAGTTTATTACTCCAGGTGGCTTCTGTTTGA
- the LOC122299763 gene encoding disease resistance protein RUN1-like isoform X6 → MAFTSNIQTTLSSSSSCSKHQWKYEVFLSFRGETRDTFTSHLCNELREKLIYTFMDDVRLEIGRPIKKELLDAIEKSRMAVIIISKEYATSTWCLEELAKIVECMKDRELKVLPIFYHVNPSDARKQEEGTFRDAFAKHEKNLANKERVQTWRNALKEVANLSGYHLKNGDESKFIRSIVKKVSIELSNTRPSGDENNLVGIDSRVKEMYLHYLDIGSNDVRFIGICGMSGMGKTTLARIVFQKYNHLFRARSFLENVSLVSKRNGLVTLQENLLSDMKLKDDQEKWDVLKGIDVIRNRLRYTKVLIVLDDVDEKEQLETLAGNCNWFGPGSRIIVTTKDRHLLISHGVQIIYPIKGLHKKEALHLFSQKAFHDPNQCDDQDLLDLCNDYVSYADGHPLSLKVLGSSLFGKGREVWRSSLDRLQILPNRDIQKKLKIGFDALGETEKIMFLDIACFFNGEDKDRVVDLLEGSDCFPNIDIETLVDKSLITILGKKLWMHGLLQRMGWEIVRCEYPKKPGKRSRLWRRDEILEVLRENSGTYKVEGIMFSTSSPHQKEDLNPKAFTNMKKLRLIKACDVNLPRGLNSLSNWLQLIEWDEYPLGSIPESFQPSNLVELIMHRSSIMQLPSNLNLNKLKVMDFTGSENLMMTPDFSGFPSLRRLIFEGCTRLYEVHPSIAALNQLILLNLKGCKRLIRLPHKINLESLNLLILSGCSRFAEFPEVGENMKHLSKLYLDGTAIEALPLSIQLLTGLTLLNLGDCKKLFFFPCVVCFLPALKTLILYGCRGQPPSLVLFSIGAPLTLSLPSYFQELTSLVALDLSSCNLLDGALPDNLSSLTSLESLNLSRNNFTRLPESISQLPMLKFLYLDNCRRLQLLPNLPSTTQFVMARECTSLQNYSNQVVVLTSGGGEFTVINCLSLATHEEDILNKVSFHEEDILNKVSLLDRHFHPLWMEEQIHQSEEYHGISQTAIPEWFNQKFGSSISIPIPYNLSKDSSWRGIVLHAPLSSSVHGVTVDDASNNSHELICSLDIDGGPATFSVVLPKYQRSHSRSLGLCLYISHARLRNQLDKCNCFTARFTSNSPNIVIRFCGARILYEQDMMQFVQIVSQKNFGWHPLVAEASSRFDGGPYDDFYAAGPLAQKIKMFSHRTRW, encoded by the exons ATGGCTTTCACCAGCAATATTCAAACAACCctatcatcttcttcctcttgttCCAAACACCAATGGAAATATGAAGTTTTCCTCAGTTTCAGAGGTGAAACCCGTGATACTTTTACAAGCCATCTATGCAATGAGTTGCGTGAGAAATTGATCTACACCTTTATGGATGATGTAAGACTGGAGATAGGAAGACCCATTAAGAAGGAACTCTTGGATGCAATAGAGAAGTCAAGAATGGCGGTCATCATTATTTCAAAGGAGTATGCAACATCCACATGGTGCTTGGAAGAACTTGCAAAGATTGTTGAATGCATGAAAGATAGAGAGTTGAAAGTTTTGCCCATTTTCTATCATGTAAATCCTAGTGACGCACGGAAACAGGAGGAGGGCACCTTCAGAGATGCCTTTGCTAAACACGAGAAGAATCTTGCGAACAAAGAAAGGGTGCAAACTTGGAGAAATGCTTTGAAAGAAGTGGCCAATCTCTCTGGATACCATTTGAAGAACGG GGATGAGTCAAAGTTTATCAGAAGTATTGTTAAAAAGGTATCTATAGAATTGAGCAACACCCGCCCAAGTGGTGATGAGAACAACCTTGTTGGGATTGACTCTCGTGTTAAGGAAATGTATTTGCATTATTTAGATATTGGATCGAATGATGTTCGCTTTATAGGGATATGCGGGATGAGTGGAATGGGCAAGACGACTCTTGCACGAATTGTTTTTCAAAAGTACAATCATCTATTCCGAGCTAGAAGCTTTCTCGAGAATGTTAGTTTGGTTTCTAAAAGAAATGGTCTAGTTACTTTACAAGAAAATCTCCTTTCTGATATGAAGTTGAAGGATGACCAAGAAAAATGGGATGTGCTTAAGGGAATTGATGTGATAAGGAATAGATTACGTTACACAAAAGTTCTTATTGTTCTCGATGATGTGGATGAAAAAGAACAATTAGAAACATTAGCTGGAAACTGCAATTGGTTTGGACCAGGGAGTAGAATCATTGTGACCACAAAAGATAGACATTTGTTAATAAGTCATGGAGTGCAAATTATATACCCGATTAAAGGACTACACAAAAAGGAGGCTTTACATCTTTTTAGTCAAAAAGCCTTTCATGACCCTAATCAATGTGATGACCAAGACCTTTTGGATTTATGCAATGACTATGTGAGTTATGCCGACGGTCATCCTTTAAGTCTTAAAGTGTTGGGTTCCTCCCTGTTTGGAAAAGGAAGAGAGGTATGGAGAAGTTCTTTGGATAGATTACAAATACTTCCTAATAGAGATATTCAAAAGAAACTCAAAATAGGTTTTGATGCATTGGGGGAGACAGAGAAAATAATGTTCTTAgatattgcatgtttcttcaaCGGGGAAGACAAAGATCGAGTAGTAGATTTATTGGAAGGTTCTGATTGCTTCCCTAACATTGATATAGAAACTCTTGTAGACAAATCTCTTATCACTATTTTGGGGAAAAAATTGTGGATGCATGGTTTACTACAAAGAATGGGTTGGGAAATTGTTCGCTGTGAATACCCAAAAAAACCTGGAAAACGTAGCAGATTATGGCGTCGTGATGAGATCCTTGAAGTTCTACGAGAAAACTCT GGAACATATAAAGTTGAAGGCATAATGTTTAGTACCTCGTCTCCACACCAAAAAGAAGACTTGAATCCTAAAGCCTTTACAAATATGAAAAAACTTAGATTAATTAAAGCATGTGATGTGAACCTTCCACGGGGCCTCAATTCTCTCTCTAATTGGTTACAACTAATCGAATGGGACGAATATCCTTTGGGGTCTATACCGGAGAGTTTTCAACCAAGCAATCTAGTTGAGCTCATTATGCATCGCAGCAGCATTATGCAATTACCAAGCAATCTG AATTTAAACAAGTTGAAAGTCATGGACTTTACTGGCTCTGAAAACTTGATGATGACTCCTGACTTCTCTGGATTTCCAAGTCTTCGAAGGTTAATTTTTGAAGGTTGCACAAGATTGTATGAAGTTCACCCATCTATTGCGGCTCTCAATCAGCTTATTCTATTAAATCTCAAAGGTTGTAAACGTCTGATTAGGCTTCCGCATAAGATCAACTTGGAATCATTGAATCTTTTGATCTTATCGGGTTGTTCAAGATTTGCTGAGTTTCCAGAGGTTGGGGAGAATATGAAGCATTTGTCAAAGCTTTATTTGGATGGGACTGCCATTGAGGCACTTCCATTATCAATTCAACTTCTAACTGGCCTAACATTACTAAATCTTGGAGACTGCaagaagctttttttttttccgtgtGTCGTCTGTTTTTTACCTGCTCTTAAAACCCTCATTCTTTATGGATGTAGAGGTCAACCTCCTTcccttgttttattttcaattggTGCACCCCTCACCTTGTCGTTGCCTAGCTATTTTCAAGAGTTGACCTCTTTGGTAGCTCTAGATCTAAGTAGTTGCAATCTATTGGATGGAGCACTCCCCGACAATCTTAGTAGCTTAACCTCCTTGGAGTCTCTGAATTTAAGCAGAAACAATTTCACACGCTTGCCAGAGAGCATTTCTCAGCTTCCAATGCTTAAGTTTCTTTATTTGGATAATTGTAGGAGGCTTCAGTTATTGCCAAATCTTCCCTCAACTACACAATTTGTAATGGCTCGAGAATGTACTTCACTCCAAAATTATTCAAATCAAGTTGTAGTGTTGACTTCAGGTGGAGGAGAATTCACTGTTATTAACTGCCTCAGCTTGGCTACCCATGAAGAAGACATTCTAAATAAGGTTTCCTTCCATGAAGAAGACATTCTAAATAAGGTTTCCTTGCTAGATAGACACTTTCACCCATTGTGGAtggag GAGCAAATTCATCAAAGTGAAGAATACCATGGCATTTCTCAGACTGCAATTCCAGAGTGGTTCAATCAAAAATTTGGGTCATCAATATCGATCCCAATACCATACAATCTCTCAAAAGATAGTAGTTGGAGAGGAATTGTGTTGCATGCACCGCTATCTAGTAGTGTTCATGGTGTAACTGTGGATGATGCCTCAAATAATTCTCATGAGTTGATATGTAGCTTGGACATAGATGGAGGTCCTGCAACTTTTTCCGTAGTCCTCCCTAAATACCAACGCAGCCACAGTCGTTCATTAGGACTTTGCCTATATATATCGCATGCGAGGCTTAGGAACCAACTAGACAAGTGCAACTGCTTCACCGCTCGGTTTACATCCAACAGCCCCAATATTGTGATCAGATTTTGTGGCGCTCGTATCCTCTACGAGCAAGATATGATGCAGTTTGTACAAATTGTAAGCCAGAAAAATTTTGGATGGCATCCTTTAGTAGCGGAGGCAAGTAGTAGGTTTGACGGTGGCCCTTATGATGACTTCTATGCAGCTGGCCCGCTG GCGCAGAAGATAAAAATGTTCTCTCACCGGACAAGATGGTGA